From the genome of Medicago truncatula cultivar Jemalong A17 chromosome 2, MtrunA17r5.0-ANR, whole genome shotgun sequence:
AGTCAACATGCTATAGAATTGTTATATTAAGACAGGGATGGTAATGGCGCAATTGCAGTGTATGGAAACGACATTATAGTCTCATGATATGCAGTGTCATACTACTTTTATTCCGTGATATAAGTTTTCTTAGATGAGTTGTGTGATTTGAATTTGAGGATTTAGTGATTTTTCCCTagttagtttttattcaatctaatttatctttttaatatatagttttaaaaaaGTTACAGATATCCGGTTAATATATTTAGTGATGCCAAGATAGGTTTATAAAAGTGAGGGTGAATGAAAACTTGTTATACCATATATTTAATACGAGGGGTGGCTATCGCCCGTGGGTCTGGCCCTGCAACAAACCCCGAGGCAACTAGGCAGAAGATGAATCCATAATGCACAACAATGTAACAGAACATGATTCCATAATGCGCAAGAATGTAACAATGGTGTAAATTATTTGATGTAGATGAATGGGGACTTTGACAACTGCATATTCTTTTATGGTGAAATTAGGGAGAAAAAAAGCATGCGACTTTTACCTTCTATGCATTGCTATAGATAAGTCCATATCCATAAAAGGATAATAGGTACACAAAGTCTCAAacttaaatcaacaacaacaccaaccaaATCTTTTTCCACTAGGTGGGGTatgctacatggatcaaatgacatCATAATATTTTGTAAGAGACTGATTTCACAGATAGTCCACTTAATTATAGATATCATTTAATGGTTTTGCCTATATTTTCGTTGGTCTGCCTTTCTCTTTAGAATGTTTCTAATTTAACATCTAAAAGTGGAAGACCGGAAACTTAAACAAGAAAGAATGGGATATACATATACCGGCTAGTAAAGGCCCAACATCCTTAGTTCTGTCACATGGCTGGGGTCGAGTTCGGGCACGTCCTTTACATGTTCTCGATCTTCTACCACATACTCCTGACGTCAAAAAAGTAAACAGCAGAGTGAAGAGTTTAATAccttaaatttttgttaaagaGGAATATAGTCCTTATATGACtcagaatcaattataatccTTAAATGATAAAAGAACGGGTAGTTAAATGGTTGTTTTCCCGAAATTGCATATCTTATGACCAGAGACGTGTTTTGCAGCAAGCATATTACTAGTTTTGAGTAACATATTTGAAGGAATTTATTACTATTACATAGCAGACCTTTGTCAATTCTTGTTTGGCAAGAACATGGTAGTGGCGTTCATTGATTCTTTGCCCACATATTATTGCTATAAAGAAGCCATAGAGCAAACCCACCAAAATAATGGCAAGAACTGCAAAACAGAGCAAAATTATCAAGTTTCCATTGCATTTAATAAGTTGGTAGGTTAAGATAGCACACTAGTCAGTTGTTACACATCTTAAGTGTTAAATTTACTATCTAACTGAAAAAGTCACAAATGAGTGGAAAAGCTGCAAACATTGGCCATGAATTTGAGAGTGGTGAATAAATGGGAATACCGGCCATTGTGTAAAATCCGTATGGATGTTCTTCATAACCAAACATTTCTCTAAGTTCATCTCCATAGAATTTATAAATAAGAACTCCCAAGAAAGCAACAACCTGTGCaattagaaaaggaaaagaaattaaCAGACATTCTCATCAAATCATACAATGTATATGCTTAAATAGAGTCCTAGAGGATACATACGAGTTGAACAATGATGAAAATGAATGCATGATCTCTGGCAACAAGAAACTGAAATTTCAATCTCAACCACCAACGATCTTTAGGGACATTTGGTCGAATTATGAAGAGAGCTCTGCATTCAGTACAGTGAGAAAAAGCAAAGCCCTCCtaggaaaggaaaaagaatgaatgaatgaaaggGTGAATAAGCAAAGCATAAGGaagatgattatgattatgaatgaatgaagaaagagagaagtTACCTTGGTAGACCTCCAATTATCGAGACATGATCTGTGGACATACTTTTGGGTACCTTTGCAATGGCAGGGGGCAATTAAGTCTTCTCCTCCAAGATCAAGGCATATCCGGCATTGTGGGTGATCAGCATTTACAACAAGAAGATGAGAAGACTCATTGTCGTAGTCATCGTCTTCGTCGTTGGCAGGAATAGGAATAATTTCACAGAGGTGATTCTTCAATATGGGTTGGGtttctgaagaagaagaagaagaatcttgGTTGTCAGTGTTTGAAGCTAATTGCATTTCGGgaaatgtataatataatatttgatttggcaGAGAAGAAGATCATTTCAGCctgcaaaagaaaagaaatgaattcTCAAACTATCTTAGCTGCCAAACCCTCCCCCCAAAGGcagaaaattaatattaaattaaaaatagatagatagataatcCATATTGTTATGTTACCTTACCTGgatgagagaagaaagaggagaTTGATTTCAGGGAgattcaattcaaattcaaattcaaattcaaattcaatttaagAATGAATGAATCTAGGGTTCGTGAGCGGCGACCAATagacaaacaataatattctCAAATGGACGACGGACGGACGGACCCACTTAACAAACAACTTCTAATCTTCTAATAATAGAGGGACCAGGACGGACGTTGTTCGATCTTTCTCCCTCTCTCCACCACACATCACTCCGGGTCGGGTAACTAGGACAAAACATAGTactttcgttttttttttttttttttttttaaataaaagaggaaacttataatatatcattaatcaatatttatgTTTAccctaccaaaaaaaaatcaatatttatgtttattcaatacaatttgatatttttatcactatttataaactatttaaaGATGAGGTCTCGTCTTAGTTAAACTATGGTTTGTCTcgtctatttttatttttattttctattaacttctatttttattttaatctctgATATTAATTGCATGCCCCCATATGTTAAAATACAAAAGGAAATAATTATGtgtttacattttggtcccataaattgtAAAATTCACATTTTGGTTCCATAAATTGTAAAACTCACATTTTAGTCCCTTTGGTTTTGCTCCGTCAGTCAAATTGACCCCCTCCATTAGTTTTTTAATatctaaattttttgatatGATTTTAACTGTTTGATTGCATGTCCATCATACCTATAGTGAACCGTCAACATctaatttttgttcatttttcatcatcttctctcttcttcttcctcaatcTATAaacatttttccataaaaaaaaattttctttcaaaatacaaattcaaagaaACACAACATAACACAAAAATTACAACAACCTTCAAGAAAAATTCACCACCATCATCTCATCACTACACATAAACAACAACCTTTGTCACCACCATTATccagcaaaataaaaaattcttcaatcATTATTATAATGTTTGTACCACACCTAGCATTTGTTCACTATTTTGCTCTCGAATTCAGCCTCACGTAGTTAAGTGATGTTTTAACTTGTTGTAATTGACAAAGCCCAAGTGACTGCAGTTATGCATGGGAAGAttcggaaagaaaaaaaaaccataaaatctaattttcccGGGCGCATACATGCAATAGGGATGCGGTGGTGATATGTTCCGACACGATGGTACcattttccggcgcggtggtcacCGAAACAAGGTCACCcaatattgatttttatttgtgGATTTTGTAGAGAATATGAAGGAGAGTATGTTTATGGTGGTGGTTTGTCACATGACATCTTGTGGTGGTCTAAATCTAGAATGAAAGTGACGGTTTGgagactaaaaaaaatgtctcctatcaaaaatttaatttcaggAAGAGATAGAGAACGAAGAGAGGGTGaatattatgtattttgtttggCAAAAGAGGGCCGAAAACACCACGGTGGAAGGCCGGAAATTTCGGTCGGAAAAGGAGAAGAGGGAGAGTATGGTTTtgtaaagagagaaagaaagaaaaggaaaagaaagaagaatcaCAAGGAGAGTATGGTTTTGTAAAGAGAGGGAGAGTATTTTAtttcaaacaatattgtgagatcaattgtatcattcaatcgtcTATGTCTCCAAcgaatattgtttggacacgaatgatgttgtcgagggatacgtgataatatcaaagaaaagctagaatccagGTATGATCATTAGGTTATGTGTGACGtttgatcaaggaactctaattcTAACAAGTTTCACGCCTTATTAATCTCAACTTTATTATTCGCAACAATAGTTAACCTAGTTATAAACAGACaatctattttttaaacttataatgatatttggtgtcgaacggtccgtgatatcgcactagtccctgagaaGACGATATATAAATACTTATTTTTGATCGTGTAAAAATACTACATCACTAACGAGCAACTAGCCATTTCTGGAGCATGGTTTTTGATCGTACTATATAGGTTTGAGTATCAACCACCTCATTCCAAAATTTATTGCTTCTTTGTTTTCAAATGTTCCAAAGCACGCAACTAAACAAAGTCACATCTTCCATTAATAATACCTACAACACCTTAAAAATAATATCCACGTTGTTCGTCCCCTAATGATTTAGATTGGAAACTaaaattgatgttgatgttttttttttgaacaaatcaaaatggaatatattgctTAAAAGAAAAGTGATTCACccagcacaaggtgtgctaaaagCGATGAATCACTCAATGTCTGTTACAGTAACTAGGTGACTGACACAAGCACATGTCACGtcaactcaaaaataaaaatttagatgaCACCTATACAAAGAAGTGGGTGCCCCCACCAATCATGAAAACCAAACGCCATTGGTACAAAATTTGACGAAAGCCATAAAAAAGAATTCAGCTTCACCTTTTCGACAATATTGTAAGGATCAATTACCGCATTTTTGAAGATAGTATTATTTCTCTCCTTCCATTGCCCGTACACAAGCAAGCCAAATAACCTTAAGATAAAAATATGAAGCTCGTGGCATACCTGCCAAATGAGTAAACTGGTAGTAGTGATCCGCAACCGAACCTGGAAGAACATAAGAAAAATCAATCCAGTGACAAAGTAAATACCAAACTTTCCCAAACAATTCACAACCTAAAACAAGATGATCCACCGTCTCAATGGACCACATCCTCCAACACACAAAGTGTCGTTTGCTTGGAGCACATGTCGACGTGCCAAATTCGACCTTGTGGAAATTCTATCTTTCAATAGATGCCACGTGAAAAGAGAAACTTTTGAAGGAACCAATTTGTGCCACAAGTCGGTGTTTGTAGCAACAATCACCTGATCCTCTAAATATGTTAGGAAACGGTAAGTCCCACTAACCGAGTAGCCATGAATAGGATCAAGCACCCAACGCTAGTGGTCCGGTAAATTTTCCTGCAAAATAACGTTATTCAATAAATTCGCGCACTCCCTCACACTATCCTCCTACCAAGCCAACAACCGACGTCTCCATCTCCACCCATCTCCGCCTTCCTCCCACCCCATTCTCGCCATATCCTTCATCGAACATTCCTTATGCACCGACAACTCATATAGGCGGCTGAACCGGATATGTAAAGGAACTCCATCCATCCAATTGTCAGTCCAAAAGAAAGTGTTACACCCGTTACCTACCACCCGCCTACATTTATCATCAAACCAGCTCCCTAACCCCGTCCCCATCCCTTCTCTAACGTGACACATCATCCTCCACCACCCTGAATCACTTCTTCCCCCTCCCTGAATTCGACCGCCTACCTCCCCATACCTAGCCTTTAAAACACGATACCACAACCCTTCCTTATCAACCAACAGtctccaacaccacttccctaacaaagataaattaaattccCCTAACCTCCGAACCCCCAAGCCACCACGATCCACAGGTAAACAAATAGTATCCCATTTTATCCAAGCAATTATTTTAGCGACCTCACAACCCCcccaaaaaaatgttttaaataaagATTCGATAGAGGAAATTATACCTGTAggagccttgaagaaggaaagaaagtaaaccggaAGAGAGGACATGACAGACTTCAGAAGAACTAGGCGACCACCAAACGACAAGAATTTATTATTCCACGACGACAAACGGACAACAAGACGATCAAGCACATGTTTCCAAAAACTTAGTTTCCTACAATCTCCACCAATAGGCATCcctaaatataaaaaaggaaTAGTACCAGTTCTGCAATTCAACACTGAAGCCGCTTCTGACAACCAAGTTGGAGGAACATTAACACCTATCAGCAtacttttattgaaatttaccTTCAGCCCCGACACTTCCTCAAGTAATAACAACACAGCCCAAATTGTACGCACATTCAACCAGCATTTTCACCAACAATGAGAGTATCGTCTGCAAACTGTAGATGTGACAACTTAACCTCCCCTCGGTTTCCAACATCAAAAGGtcgaaataaattattttccacCGAGGCCTTCATCATAACATTGAAACCTTCTGctgccaataaaaataaaaaaggggaGAGAGGATCCCAGTGTCTAAGCCCCCTATTGATAGGAAACTCCTCCATCGGACAACCATTGACAAGAACCCACGCCGTAACCGTTCTTATACACTCCATTATCCACTTCCGCCAAAGTGTTGGAAAATCCATACTCAACATCAcagaatttaaataattaagatCAATCGAATCATATGCtatttcaaaatcaactttgaacAATAACAAATTCTTTTTCATGCGTTTATCTTCATCCACAACTTCATTCGCAATAAGAATGTCATCCAGAATCTGTTTGCCATGAACAAACGTTGATTGAGTATCGGACACCACCAAACCAATTACTAAACGTAATCGATTTGCAAGAATCTTTGCTAACACCTTATACATGCAACCCACTAAAGATATTGGTCGAAAATGTGCAATCACTTGAGGGCTATCCACCTTCGGAATCAACGCAATGAATGTTGAATTGACCCCCCTTTGGTAATCTCCCATTTCGATGGAACTCCACAAAAAATCGCATAAAATCATCTTTCAACTCATGCCAAAAATCTTCAATGAAACCGAAATTTATACCATTCGGCCCTGGACTTTTAAAACTCTCACAATCCCAAACGGCCTTTTTAACCTCCTCCAAAGAGAAAGGGTGGACCAAATTACTAGCTTGAGCATATGACAGTTTTCTAAAACTCAACCCTTGCACACCTGGCCGAACGACCTCTGGAGCATTGTAATGTCTACAAATTGATTAAAAACAGCCATACGAATATTTTGTACCCCTTCCACCAGCACTCCATTATCGTGAATCATGTGAAAAGAATTCCTACGCTGTCTGCTTGACATAATATTATGGAAAATTTTGGAATTAGCATCTTCTTCTTTTAACCAATTCATCCTCGCCTTCTGCCAATTCATACTAGTATGCACACGAGACAAAGAATGCAAATTCACTGACAACTCATGAAGTTCCTAATTAGCATTGAAACTCTTCGAATAGCCTTGAAACTCTGCCCAACACTTCATCAAACGCAAAGGACGAGGGCCCCAATTAGCATCATCAACGTGCAACACCAACGAGACATGATCAGAGAGACCCCGCTGATGATCCACCTGAATACAATTTGGCCAAGAAACACACCAATTAGCAGACACCAAAAATCTATCCAACCTGCTCATTGTCAACTCATCACCGCGGTACCAAGTAAATAATCTACCACATAGCGGTAAATCTAACAAATAGCTTCCCtcaataaaattgttaaaattatcTGCATCTAACTGACGGAACACTAtgcttcttccttttctttcatCCTCTGATCTGACAGAATTAAAGTCACCACAGATACAAATATTCGCGTCTCCATAGGAAAGAATAAAATGAGTCAATCGACTCCAAAGTTCTTGCTTTGCCGAAGTATCACAAGGAGCATAAACATTTGCAATAATAAATTCTTTACCAGTATTCAACACCCTCCCTTTAACAATCAAAACATGTCTGAGACTCAAAGTACACCAAACCTCAACCACCGTTGTGTCCCACAATGTTACTAACCCTCCAGACGTCCCCACTGAGGCTTGATAAGAATACCCATAAGGCGTACTCCCCCATAAAGATTTTATAGTGAATTCATCAATCATGCCCAATTTCGACTCTTGCAGACATACCACAAACGGATGTTTCTCTTGAGTAAACCGACGAACCTCTGCTCTTTTCTCAAACCCACCAAGCCCCCTAACATTATAAGATAACAACTTCATCACCACACCGCTCCTCCCCGACCACGCCCTATCTACCACCCCTTACACACCCTCACCAGTCGGCCTCCCATCCCCCATCTCCCCTTCCATAAACACGTTCCCTCTCCCCGCCCTCCACtcttttcttccttctcttgtCAACAAATTACAACTATCATTATTATCCCCCTTGAAAATAACACCCAAATACTTACCTACTTCCCTAATATCCTCCTTCGCCAAATTTTTATTTCCATGAATCATAACCCAATTCTCCCAATCTTTATTTACCgaagaaatagaagataaaTTTAAACAACCTGggcattgaaaaaataaatgaagattATCTTCACTGTATACACAAAACACAATTTGCAAGATATGTAACTCCTTTATCTTTTAGGCACATATGAGTCGGTACACTGTTTCTACAAACTCATCACATAAAAATTTTAACTTCCTGAGGAACCTTGATCTTCCAAATTACATCTTACGATCTTGCACCTTAAAATGTGATATATCAAGTCATTCTTGCATACATAACCTATATCCACTTCGGAACAATGACCTATAAACGGTCTTCAATCACAGTTGGGAACAATGACATGTTCACAATATGATCAATTATTTGCTGCTAAAAAATTGATTGCAATAATGGCAGATTCCATTCCTTTAACCCATGAAGCATATAATATGATACTATTAGATTAGCTAAAGGGACGTCACCAACCACCTGATTACATCATCAAAATCCAGCTGTTATTCCAAACTGGAATTTCCGCTCCATCACCAATCCTCCACCTACTTCCCGCTTTTAGGATAAATTTTGAATTACATATACTTCCCCCATTGTAGAGTCAAAGAAATTACATCTAGGATAATATCTTGCATTGTAAAGTTTAGCTATAAGTGAATTTGGATTTATCATGATTCTCCAACCCTACTTTCCTAACATGTTGATGAGtcgtttattatctattttaatatgttatttagttttttttattagatttaattttattttattttaatattatttcctttttgagctattttactacaattgcatattgttatatttcaggaacgaatatttgatggattgagtcttgaagcaaaagaaaggggttttgaagcagattcggtacgaaaatacgaagattcggaaacaaaaatatatctcccccaagtcagaaacttggcacggcccgtgctagtcTTGGCACAGCCCGTGCTAgtcttggcacggccgtgccaccctccagagtcacttttgctgcttttgcttagattttaagctactctattttagcccgcagtttcttgtggaatattctagtaatgtaattgcttagattttaagtcgaatgtaagcTATAAATAtactagccatcacaaataataatcttttcttggaattcaataagtgataattgtctttctaataaaagttcttttattttcctttactttcttgtcatttacttttatgctttctctcttcttctccatgtctacgatgaacatgagtgagtagacttctctttgtcttgggattgttggataagactaaatgacataatttcttatctaaatttcttatctaagccttaatcttatgtaaccctaatttcttatctaaattcaccgttttaacatggaccaaccattatcaaaccgtggaaacgaaagtggagggtttgataattgtttatccatcatctcaaatatcaattcataaaacgaaagtggagctttgatattcgaacaagtgaatttagacaaggattgcaaaggcagcgaaatagtctttgcaatctttgagacatatagtttcgatcttcaagagaactaataatgatcaagtcatcgaaataggcttggttgttaaaggaaccaaaatctaatagtaatcaagtc
Proteins encoded in this window:
- the LOC25488027 gene encoding uncharacterized protein isoform X2, translated to MQLASNTDNQDSSSSSSETQPILKNHLCEIIPIPANDEDDDYDNESSHLLVVNADHPQCRICLDLGGEDLIAPCHCKGTQKYVHRSCLDNWRSTKVVAFLGVLIYKFYGDELREMFGYEEHPYGFYTMAVLAIILVGLLYGFFIAIICGQRINERHYHVLAKQELTKEYVVEDREHVKDVPELDPSHVTELRMLGLY
- the LOC25488027 gene encoding E3 ubiquitin-protein ligase MARCHF2 isoform X1, whose translation is MQLASNTDNQDSSSSSSETQPILKNHLCEIIPIPANDEDDDYDNESSHLLVVNADHPQCRICLDLGGEDLIAPCHCKGTQKYVHRSCLDNWRSTKEGFAFSHCTECRALFIIRPNVPKDRWWLRLKFQFLVARDHAFIFIIVQLVVAFLGVLIYKFYGDELREMFGYEEHPYGFYTMAVLAIILVGLLYGFFIAIICGQRINERHYHVLAKQELTKEYVVEDREHVKDVPELDPSHVTELRMLGLY